A genomic segment from Juglans regia cultivar Chandler chromosome 14, Walnut 2.0, whole genome shotgun sequence encodes:
- the LOC109016842 gene encoding trihelix transcription factor ASIL2-like, with amino-acid sequence MASSSSPPPADDAAAPTTPSGPPTAVGITLSLPAPPLPQSETQPPASSATTASRRLPPPCWSHDETVALIDSYRDKWYSLRRGNLKATHWQEVADSVARRCSAASPPKTAVQCRHKMEKLRKRYRTELQRARSMPVSRFTSSWVHFKRMDAMEKGPSSGSSKKRVNVSDSDNDNDIDAEDDEDQDLYEEFKNGGGPNMRHMSKLYRNNGIGGGSGGGGGGSGGSGFRIRIPSGVGIAQPGSKYFGKAEHKYNSNPNSTPNPNPSSSSGGNFGARVLRECNSAGSGKKERDPVTEMVSAIKVLGDGFVKMEQMKMEMAREIEAMRMEMEMKRTEMILESQQRIVEAFAKAFSEKKKKKAKRMPSPES; translated from the coding sequence ATGGCTTCCTCATCCTCGCCGCCACCCGCAGACGACGCCGCCGCACCCACCACTCCTTCGGGCCCACCCACTGCCGTGGGTATAACGCTGTCGCTACCCGCACCCCCACTGCCTCAATCCGAGACGCAACCGCCCGCATCATCAGCCACCACCGCATCCCGCCGCCTCCCGCCGCCCTGCTGGTCCCACGACGAGACGGTCGCTCTGATCGACTCGTACCGCGACAAGTGGTATTCCCTCCGCCGTGGAAACCTCAAGGCTACCCATTGGCAGGAGGTGGCCGACTCCGTGGCCCGACGCTGCTCCGCGGCCTCCCCTCCCAAGACCGCCGTCCAGTGTCGTCACAAGATGGAGAAGCTCCGCAAGCGCTACCGTACAGAGCTTCAGCGCGCCCGCTCCATGCCCGTTTCTCGGTTCACCTCCTCCTGGGTCCACTTCAAGCGCATGGACGCCATGGAAAAGGGCCCCTCCTCCGGATCCTCCAAAAAACGCGTGAACGTGTCCGACAGCGACAACGATAACGACATCGACGCCGAAGATGACGAAGATCAGGATTTGTACGAAGAATTCAAGAATGGAGGAGGTCCCAATATGAGGCATATGAGTAAATTGTATAGGAATAATGGGATTGGGGGTGGCAGCGGTGGTGGTGGGGGTGGTAGTGGAGGAAGTGGGTTTCGGATCAGAATCCCGTCCGGGGTGGGTATAGCGCAGCCCGgatcgaaatatttcggtaaGGCTGAGCACAAGTATAACTCTAATCCTAATTCAacccctaaccctaaccctagttcgaGTTCTGGCGGTAATTTTGGGGCCAGGGTTTTGAGGGAGTGTAATTCGGCAGGGTCGGGGAAGAAGGAGAGGGACCCGGTGACGGAGATGGTGTCGGCGATAAAGGTATTAGGAGACGGGTTTGTGAAGATGGAGCAGATGAAGATGGAGATGGCGAGGGAGATTGAGGCGATGcggatggagatggagatgaagCGTACCGAGATGATCTTGGAGTCGCAGCAGCGGATTGTGGAGGCGTTTGCCAAGGCCTTCtcggagaagaagaagaagaaagcaaagcGAATGCCCTCCCCGGAGTCTTAG
- the LOC109016832 gene encoding pentatricopeptide repeat-containing protein At1g02150-like, producing MILKPYFHHYNASLSSSLSYSRPLPCRVPTLRLPKTANYRGVSIPITCSTSRFRRYGTVDFERIPTVKWNAIYNSIALMENPELGSASVLNQWEKEGRKLSKWELCRVVKELRKYKKHKQALEVYDWMNDRGERFILSTSDAAIQLDLIAKVHGVSGAEDYFMKLPDSLKDRRIYGALLNVYVRATMREEAESLLDKMRSKDYATHSLPFNVMMTLYMNLKEYDKVESMVSEMVEKSIPLDIYSYSIWLSSRGSQGSAEKMEEIFEQMKLDRTINPNWSTFSTMATMYIKMGQFDKAEDCLKQVESRIKGRNRIPYHYLISLYGNVGNKEEAYRVWKVYKTSFPIIPNLGYHVIISSLVRLGDIKRAEKIYEEWLQVKSSFDPRIGNLLMGWYVREGSLDKAESFFNHMIEVGGKPNSSTWEILVERHMGEKRISEALSCWKEAFMAARSKSWRPKPVNVSAFFKLCEDKDDTESKEVLVGLLRQSRYLEDEAYASLIGLSLGDSGGR from the exons atgatTCTCAAACCCTATTTTCACCACTACAACGCTTCCCTCTCATCATCCCTCTCCTACTCCCGGCCACTGCCATGCAGGGTTCCCACTTTGAGACTACCCAAAACTGCAAATTACCGGGGCGTGTCCATCCCCATCACCTGCTCAACCTCAAGATTCCGCAGATATGGGACCGTGGACTTTGAGCGCATACCCACGGTGAAATGGAACGCCATATACAATAGCATAGCGCTGATGGAAAACCCTGAGCTGGGCTCTGCGAGCGTTCTGAACCAGTGGGAGAAAGAGGGCAGGAAACTCTCAAAATGGGAGCTTTGTAGGGTGGTCAAGGAGTTGAGGAAGTACAAGAAGCACAAGCAAGCCCTTgag GTGTATGATTGGATGAATGACAGAGGAGAGAGGTTTATATTATCCACTAGTGATGCTGCAATTCAGTTAGATCTTATTGCCAAGGTTCATGGAGTTTCTGGTGCTGAAGATTATTTCATGAAGCTGCCAGATTCTTTGAAGGACAGGAGGATCTACGGAGCTCTTCTCAATGTGTATGTGAGGGCTACAATGAGAGAAGAGGCAGAATCTTTACTTGACAAAATGAGAAGTAAAGATTATGCCACACATTCACTTCCTTTCAATGTGATGATGACTCTCTATATGAACCTCAAGGAGTATGATAAAGTTGAGTCGATGGTTTCAGAAATGGTAGAGAAAAGCATACCGCTAGATATATATTCCTATAGTATTTGGCTATCATCTCGTGGATCACAAGGATCTGCAGAAAAGATGGAAGAAATATTTGAACAGATGAAACTGGACAGAACCATTAATCCCAACTGGAGTACATTCAGCACAATGGCTACAATGTACATTAAGATGGGGCAGTTTGATAAAGCTGAAGATTGCTTGAAGCAGGTGGAGAGTAGGATAAAAGGCCGGAATCGGATACCTTATCATTATCTCATAAGTCTTTATGGTAATGTTGGTAACAAAGAAGAGGCTTATCGTGTGTGGAAAGTTTACAAAACAAGTTTTCCAATTATTCCAAATTTGGGATACCATGTTATAATATCATCTCTTGTTAGGCTAGGTGATATCAAAAGGGCAGAAAAAATTTACGAGGAATGGTTACAGGTGAAATCATCTTTTGACCCTAGAATTGGAAATCTTCTCATGGGTTGGTATGTTAGGGAAGGAAGTTTGGATAAAGCTGAGAGTTTCTTCAACCATATGATCGAAGTCGGAGGAAAGCCAAATTCAAGTACATGGGAGATTCTTGTTGAGAGGCATATGGGAGAGAAGAGGATTTCAGAGGCTTTATCCTGCTGGAAAGAAGCTTTTATGGCTGCGCGATCAAAGAGTTGGAGGCCAAAGCCTGTCAATGTGTCTGCCTTCTTCAAGCTCTGCGAAGACAAAGATGACACGGAAAGCAAGGAGGTTTTGGTTGGACTATTGAGGCAATCAAGATATCTTGAAGATGAAGCATATGCATCACTCATTGGTTTATCACTTGGAGACAGTGGGGGCAGATAA